From one Chlamydiifrater phoenicopteri genomic stretch:
- a CDS encoding MFS transporter gives MQRAIRLLLNLDFGGEFRTGLFLCLGLVWGIGCYGTLTLSEGLFLENVGASKLPSIYFFSSVFLCVCSALFLYNMTKKRVSSTMLFVLSVAGMTVSNIVMLGFFLFKSPAELRTAFFVYRTLSWSLTVLSYTTFWGFTDQFFDIQDGKKYFCIFNAIIFLGDALGSGSISWFINHLGVSGILISFIICLICVFPIVIYISKSLNELSDDHHHYLETEYFPNFWQSVKICFKDKFTFYLLAFYFLMQLLAVTTEFNYMKTFSRVFSSSDSEYKLVAFLGSCSLWISLGNMIFALFAYSRIVRRIGVSNIIMIAPFCFLKFFILFLFYDSLGIAVLGMIAREGVTYALDDNNLQLLIYGVPNRVRNQLRIAIESFLEPVGMLFCSFLCFLLDAQVKFSLLIASIATVVGFTLRSEYSKAIFINLSSHVILWGKTLKDWLKTVSSREKRQIERQFLINLKHSSEKNRMFAFQNILDMGNRNLLPRLLANMNKFSLPNKIRALDMLKNSAWARDSLTIEFLRRWNNTIPHPAIKAAIHLYFAEQSLLSPQMVLPDLREDNRSDKLLAAILTVRRFYREGEHRLLADSLLEKLLKSSDENALLLGLTVLEFEKNPGNLATIFEYTDQSCMEVRLKVCRAIKASIRPHQKEYFKTLIKMLKDCSHPEGVVDLMHAIGVILDSSTVREFLLTATNLKAKARRHAELIIANLSEDTTEKLLEIFTDNTMHNRTRILCARILSKTSPDSLKENAYHIIKTKIQKACFYAYHKEILRQAYPKYDLSLLQHTLQSNYDSEVNFILEVLGFIGGAERSDILTRALTGKNKKTRAQALESLEKHCDNGLFSLIEPLTIPDGERFFGKKFLKMGGSPLSLKELLHHMESSPSRLNKLTARQLKRELSVIDPSYNPSTWQQTEHSEDAMVIKESFFPI, from the coding sequence ATGCAGAGAGCCATTCGCCTACTGCTGAACTTGGATTTCGGTGGAGAGTTTAGAACAGGGCTTTTTCTTTGTTTGGGTCTTGTCTGGGGGATTGGCTGCTATGGAACGCTTACTCTTTCCGAGGGACTGTTTCTTGAAAATGTTGGAGCAAGCAAACTCCCCTCCATATACTTCTTTTCTTCCGTGTTTCTTTGTGTTTGTTCAGCGCTCTTTCTCTACAATATGACAAAAAAAAGAGTGTCATCGACTATGCTCTTTGTTCTCTCCGTTGCAGGAATGACAGTTTCTAACATAGTCATGCTAGGCTTCTTTTTATTTAAATCTCCTGCAGAACTTCGAACCGCGTTTTTTGTTTATCGCACCCTGTCTTGGAGTTTAACTGTCTTATCGTACACGACCTTTTGGGGGTTCACAGACCAGTTCTTTGATATCCAAGACGGGAAGAAATATTTTTGCATATTCAATGCCATTATATTTCTAGGAGATGCTTTAGGTAGCGGTAGTATTTCTTGGTTTATAAACCACCTAGGAGTTTCCGGAATTCTTATTAGCTTCATAATATGTCTTATTTGTGTTTTTCCTATAGTAATCTACATATCTAAGTCATTAAATGAGCTTTCCGATGATCATCACCATTACTTAGAAACAGAATATTTCCCCAACTTTTGGCAGTCAGTTAAAATTTGTTTTAAGGATAAATTTACCTTCTACTTGCTAGCCTTCTACTTTCTTATGCAGCTTCTAGCTGTAACGACCGAATTTAACTATATGAAGACCTTTTCTAGGGTTTTTTCTTCTTCAGATTCGGAATACAAGCTAGTCGCCTTCTTGGGAAGCTGCTCCCTTTGGATATCCTTAGGGAATATGATCTTTGCTCTGTTCGCTTACAGCAGAATCGTTAGAAGAATAGGGGTAAGTAATATCATTATGATTGCCCCCTTTTGTTTTTTGAAGTTTTTCATTTTATTTTTGTTTTATGATTCTCTAGGTATTGCAGTTCTTGGAATGATTGCTAGGGAAGGGGTTACTTACGCCTTAGACGACAATAATTTGCAACTGTTAATTTATGGAGTCCCTAATCGCGTTAGAAATCAATTAAGAATAGCTATAGAGTCCTTTTTAGAACCTGTAGGAATGTTGTTTTGTTCTTTCCTTTGTTTCTTATTGGACGCACAAGTTAAATTTAGTCTGCTCATAGCTTCGATTGCTACAGTTGTGGGCTTCACCCTCCGTTCAGAGTATTCAAAGGCGATTTTTATTAATCTTTCATCTCACGTCATTTTGTGGGGAAAAACTTTGAAGGATTGGTTGAAAACTGTCTCTTCAAGAGAGAAACGACAGATCGAACGCCAGTTTCTTATCAATTTAAAACACTCTAGCGAAAAAAACCGGATGTTTGCTTTCCAGAACATCCTAGATATGGGAAATAGAAATCTTCTACCTAGACTTCTAGCAAATATGAATAAATTCAGTTTGCCAAATAAGATCAGGGCTCTAGATATGTTAAAAAACTCTGCATGGGCAAGAGATTCATTAACCATAGAATTTCTTAGGCGATGGAATAATACAATTCCTCATCCAGCAATCAAAGCTGCTATACATTTGTATTTTGCCGAACAATCACTCCTCTCTCCACAAATGGTGCTACCGGATTTAAGAGAAGATAATCGCTCAGACAAACTATTAGCAGCGATCCTTACTGTAAGAAGGTTTTATCGTGAAGGTGAACATAGATTGTTGGCCGACTCCCTTTTAGAAAAATTGCTCAAATCTTCGGATGAAAATGCCTTATTGCTTGGGTTAACAGTTTTAGAATTTGAAAAAAATCCAGGAAACTTAGCAACCATTTTTGAATATACAGACCAATCTTGTATGGAGGTTCGTCTTAAGGTTTGTAGAGCAATCAAAGCATCTATTCGCCCCCATCAAAAAGAGTATTTTAAGACTTTAATAAAGATGTTAAAAGACTGCTCTCATCCTGAAGGAGTAGTAGATTTAATGCACGCAATAGGCGTTATTTTAGATTCTTCAACAGTGAGAGAGTTTTTGTTAACCGCAACAAATTTGAAAGCTAAAGCAAGACGACATGCTGAGCTCATTATAGCAAACCTCAGTGAAGATACAACAGAGAAGCTACTAGAAATATTTACTGATAACACTATGCATAATCGTACGAGGATTCTTTGCGCACGTATTTTAAGTAAAACTTCTCCAGATTCTTTAAAAGAAAATGCTTATCATATTATCAAGACAAAGATACAAAAAGCCTGCTTTTACGCTTATCATAAAGAGATCTTAAGGCAGGCATACCCTAAATATGACCTTTCTTTGCTTCAACATACTCTTCAATCTAATTATGATTCTGAAGTGAATTTCATATTGGAAGTACTAGGATTTATAGGAGGAGCTGAAAGATCGGATATTTTGACCAGAGCGCTTACAGGAAAAAATAAAAAAACTCGAGCGCAAGCTCTAGAATCTTTAGAAAAGCACTGTGATAATGGGTTATTCTCTTTAATAGAGCCCTTGACAATCCCTGATGGTGAGAGGTTTTTTGGTAAAAAATTTTTAAAGATGGGAGGCTCCCCCCTTTCATTAAAAGAGCTTTTACACCACATGGAGTCATCACCTTCTAGACTAAATAAATTAACCGCTAGACAACTTAAAAGAGAGCTTTCCGTTATCGACCCCTCTTATAATCCGTCAACCTGGCAGCAGACAGAGCACTCCGAAGATGCTATGGTTATAAAGGAAAGCTTTTTCCCCATCTAA
- the fabG gene encoding 3-oxoacyl-ACP reductase FabG, giving the protein MKNFLEGKKAIVTGGNRGIGFGIAKAFVEHGATVEIWGTNESGCQKAAEELLSLGNTGGVSYAKVDVTSLPQIQEAMARFLERHGGLDILVNNAGITKDNLLMKMSEEEWNAVIQTNLSSVFYTCSSAIRHMMKARSGSIINITSIVGKTGNPGQTNYAASKAGIIGFSKALAKEVGSRNIRVNCIAPGYIQTDMTAVLKEELKAAWIKMTPLARLGSVEDIAGAALFLASPWSSYITSQVITVDGGITS; this is encoded by the coding sequence ATGAAAAATTTTCTCGAGGGAAAAAAAGCTATTGTTACAGGAGGAAACCGAGGTATAGGATTTGGTATAGCCAAAGCTTTTGTAGAGCACGGAGCAACGGTAGAAATTTGGGGAACGAACGAAAGCGGATGTCAGAAGGCCGCTGAAGAACTCTTGTCTTTAGGCAATACCGGTGGAGTTTCCTATGCTAAAGTTGATGTAACCTCTCTCCCTCAAATTCAAGAAGCCATGGCGCGCTTTTTAGAAAGACATGGGGGATTGGACATTTTGGTAAACAATGCTGGAATTACCAAAGATAATCTGCTTATGAAGATGTCCGAAGAAGAGTGGAATGCTGTTATACAGACTAATTTATCTTCAGTGTTTTATACCTGCTCTTCTGCAATTCGGCATATGATGAAAGCTAGGTCAGGGTCAATCATAAATATCACTTCTATTGTGGGAAAAACAGGAAATCCTGGACAAACTAACTATGCCGCATCTAAAGCAGGAATAATAGGTTTTTCTAAAGCTTTAGCCAAGGAAGTGGGCTCTAGAAACATTCGAGTAAACTGCATAGCTCCAGGGTATATTCAAACAGATATGACTGCTGTACTAAAAGAAGAGCTAAAAGCTGCTTGGATAAAAATGACTCCTCTAGCTCGATTAGGTTCTGTAGAGGATATTGCTGGGGCAGCGTTATTTTTGGCTTCTCCATGGTCTTCCTACATAACATCTCAAGTTATAACTGTTGACGGAGGAATAACCTCATAA
- the fabD gene encoding ACP S-malonyltransferase — translation MKEKVAMLFSGQGSQYVGMGEDLKKNYPVAAEVFEKADDILKFNLSSLMFFGPKETLLETANSQLAIYVHGIATLSVIKSLIDINVHCTAGLSLGEYTALTASGAVSFDDVLPLIKMRGQLMNEACLQTSGGMAAVIGLSPEVVEETVSSIGDVWIANYNAPSQIVISGVKEKIDESIAIFKSIGARKVVPLNVFGAFHSPLMQSAEDRLVPYLEELDIRETPIKVISNYSGSFCDSIEIFRSQLLRQITSPTRWYQGCLTMDAECDAFLEVGCGKVLSGINSLIGVTHPTENIGCVKSIEKFLSNTKQ, via the coding sequence ATGAAAGAGAAAGTAGCCATGTTATTTTCTGGGCAAGGCTCCCAATACGTTGGCATGGGTGAAGATCTTAAAAAAAATTATCCTGTAGCAGCAGAAGTCTTTGAAAAAGCCGATGATATTCTAAAGTTCAACCTCTCTTCTTTAATGTTTTTTGGCCCAAAAGAAACGTTACTGGAAACAGCAAATAGTCAACTAGCTATTTATGTTCATGGTATAGCTACGTTATCTGTGATAAAATCACTCATTGATATTAATGTTCATTGTACTGCAGGACTAAGTTTAGGAGAATACACAGCCCTTACAGCTTCTGGCGCTGTTTCTTTTGATGATGTTTTACCCCTTATAAAAATGAGGGGCCAGCTTATGAATGAAGCTTGCCTGCAAACAAGCGGGGGCATGGCTGCTGTAATTGGACTGTCTCCTGAAGTTGTTGAAGAAACTGTTTCCAGTATAGGGGATGTATGGATAGCGAACTATAATGCTCCTTCTCAAATTGTAATTTCTGGTGTTAAAGAAAAAATAGATGAATCTATAGCTATATTTAAGTCTATTGGAGCAAGAAAAGTTGTCCCTTTGAACGTTTTTGGCGCTTTTCACTCTCCTCTTATGCAATCTGCAGAAGATCGTCTTGTTCCATACCTAGAAGAACTGGATATCCGAGAAACTCCCATTAAAGTCATTTCCAATTATTCAGGATCTTTCTGCGATTCTATAGAAATTTTTCGCTCTCAACTTCTCCGGCAAATAACATCTCCAACTCGTTGGTATCAAGGTTGTTTAACAATGGATGCGGAATGTGATGCTTTTCTGGAAGTGGGGTGTGGAAAGGTTTTGTCTGGAATAAATAGTCTAATAGGCGTTACACATCCTACTGAAAACATAGGTTGCGTGAAAAGCATAGAGAAATTTTTATCGAACACGAAACAATAA
- the recR gene encoding recombination mediator RecR translates to MIKYPQYLFRLISALKRLPGIGYKTAEKLAFEMLLWPEEKLKEVSSAIQDVSEAVSFCSECFCLKDVHDACSFCSDPDRESEKLCVVASCKDVFLLEKAKVFRGDYHVLGSLLSPITGKKPELVRMQMLKERIQKRRYKEIIISLDATLEGDTTAMFIKEELLEYDVAISRLALGIPMGLSFDYVDSGTLARAFSGRNSY, encoded by the coding sequence ATGATTAAGTATCCACAGTATTTATTTAGGTTGATTTCTGCTTTAAAGAGACTTCCTGGAATTGGCTATAAAACAGCAGAAAAACTGGCTTTCGAGATGTTATTATGGCCTGAAGAAAAGTTGAAAGAAGTTTCTTCAGCTATTCAAGATGTTTCTGAAGCGGTATCTTTTTGTTCTGAATGCTTCTGTCTAAAAGACGTTCATGATGCGTGTTCCTTTTGCTCTGATCCTGATAGGGAGTCTGAAAAGCTCTGTGTGGTCGCCTCTTGTAAAGACGTTTTTTTGTTAGAGAAGGCTAAAGTGTTTCGAGGAGACTATCACGTCTTGGGCTCCCTGCTGTCTCCTATTACAGGAAAGAAACCTGAGCTTGTTCGTATGCAAATGTTGAAAGAAAGAATACAAAAAAGAAGGTATAAAGAGATTATTATTTCTTTAGATGCAACTCTGGAAGGCGATACAACTGCAATGTTCATAAAAGAAGAACTTCTAGAATACGATGTAGCTATATCTAGGCTAGCCTTGGGAATCCCTATGGGGTTGTCTTTTGACTATGTAGACTCAGGGACATTAGCTAGAGCCTTCTCTGGCAGGAATTCATATTAA
- the incB gene encoding inclusion membrane protein IncB, producing MTHSAPNPYAAPMQGLVGGWNPVEAHQQHLGAGFVQQQTQQYEALCSEMASIRSGLEERCRVSQESKRNLDLLRDELAGVKAMAMELFEEAKRSQTISSKPSPTEELQATVYQNKPGCCESLSALLLTIIALVSITILACCLVAACGGFPLLMTILNACSLGAIVSLPILASVSSTVVTLSILATYMILNAHSYRVELSRVPSREGTDPSQRGFCI from the coding sequence ATGACACACTCTGCCCCTAATCCTTACGCTGCTCCTATGCAAGGACTTGTTGGCGGCTGGAACCCTGTTGAGGCTCACCAGCAGCATCTTGGAGCGGGATTCGTGCAGCAACAGACTCAGCAGTACGAAGCTCTTTGCTCTGAGATGGCTAGTATTAGATCTGGCCTAGAGGAAAGGTGCAGAGTTTCTCAGGAATCAAAAAGAAATTTGGACCTTCTCCGAGATGAGTTGGCGGGGGTCAAAGCTATGGCTATGGAGTTATTTGAAGAAGCAAAACGCTCTCAAACAATATCCTCTAAACCTTCTCCTACCGAGGAGTTGCAGGCTACGGTATACCAAAACAAGCCCGGCTGCTGCGAGAGTTTGTCCGCCCTATTACTTACTATTATAGCGCTTGTATCGATCACTATATTAGCCTGCTGCTTAGTGGCTGCGTGTGGAGGATTCCCTCTGTTAATGACTATATTAAATGCCTGCTCCTTGGGTGCTATTGTTTCTCTACCCATTTTGGCTAGCGTCTCTTCGACTGTCGTGACGTTAAGCATTTTGGCCACCTACATGATTTTGAACGCCCACTCGTACCGTGTGGAACTTAGTAGAGTTCCTAGTAGAGAAGGAACGGACCCATCTCAAAGAGGGTTCTGTATATAG
- a CDS encoding sodium-dependent transporter translates to MEGSRRFGSRFGFIVSMMGIAIGAGNIWRFPRIVAQNHSGAFLVAWLAFLFVWSIPLIITELSLGKLARSSPIKAFANILGEKFVGLGGFITVVTTCIAAYYSVVVGWGFSYFTYSMLGSLSKGVDFSGLWEGYQKSFWPVAAHLFSTGMAYQIVRKGVVNGVERCNRILIPAFFVCLLFFLLQALSLPQSFDGMKSLFRCDFKHLLQLNLWIEALSQNAWDTGAGWGLLFVYAGFARKKETIVLDGIVTAVLNNIVSLLMAVVIFSAASSLSAQGIGDLISGRGSSSLGLTFIYLPFLFTNLPGPSWFSGVFSAVFFLAFSMAALSSMISMLFLLSNSLEDLRVAKRHAVSIASGIIFILGVPSAISAKVFFNQDYVWGIALIINGLLMIFAAYKYGLKKLVENVTNSAPKDIRVGNKFIISVKYIIPLLGIGLLLWYVGESLFINRQWWNPFFGGSFVNLLFQWGGALVIILCLSPVFRKMFNKN, encoded by the coding sequence ATGGAAGGATCGCGTCGCTTTGGTTCCAGGTTTGGATTCATAGTGTCTATGATGGGAATAGCTATTGGAGCTGGAAATATATGGAGATTCCCGAGGATTGTTGCACAAAATCATAGTGGAGCGTTTCTTGTCGCTTGGCTAGCCTTTCTTTTTGTATGGTCTATTCCTCTGATTATTACGGAATTGTCTTTAGGAAAGCTTGCTAGATCCTCCCCCATTAAAGCCTTTGCAAATATTCTTGGAGAGAAATTTGTTGGCTTGGGGGGATTTATAACCGTTGTAACCACTTGTATAGCGGCATATTACTCTGTTGTTGTTGGGTGGGGGTTTTCCTATTTCACTTACTCTATGTTAGGATCTTTAAGTAAGGGTGTCGATTTTTCTGGCCTGTGGGAGGGGTATCAGAAAAGTTTTTGGCCTGTTGCTGCACATTTATTTTCCACAGGAATGGCATATCAGATAGTACGGAAAGGGGTTGTTAATGGGGTTGAACGTTGCAATAGAATTTTGATTCCCGCTTTTTTTGTTTGTTTGCTGTTTTTTCTTCTGCAAGCGTTGTCTCTTCCTCAGTCTTTTGACGGGATGAAGAGCTTGTTTCGTTGTGACTTTAAACATCTTCTACAACTTAATCTATGGATAGAAGCCTTAAGCCAAAACGCTTGGGATACTGGGGCCGGATGGGGTCTTTTATTTGTTTATGCGGGTTTTGCAAGAAAAAAAGAAACCATAGTGTTAGATGGGATTGTAACAGCAGTGTTGAACAACATCGTTTCTTTGCTTATGGCCGTTGTTATTTTTTCTGCAGCTTCTAGCTTGAGCGCCCAAGGGATAGGCGATCTGATTTCTGGGAGAGGAAGTTCTAGTTTGGGGTTGACCTTTATTTATCTACCCTTTCTATTCACGAACTTACCAGGGCCCTCTTGGTTCTCTGGTGTCTTCTCTGCGGTATTCTTTCTTGCCTTTTCAATGGCGGCTTTGTCGTCTATGATCTCTATGCTATTTCTTTTATCAAATTCTCTCGAAGATTTGAGAGTCGCCAAAAGGCACGCCGTTTCTATAGCTTCAGGAATTATCTTTATCTTGGGAGTTCCTTCAGCAATTAGTGCAAAAGTCTTCTTTAATCAAGATTATGTTTGGGGAATAGCGTTAATTATTAATGGGCTGCTTATGATTTTTGCTGCGTACAAATATGGATTAAAAAAGTTAGTAGAAAATGTCACGAACAGTGCCCCCAAGGATATCCGAGTAGGAAATAAATTTATTATCTCTGTAAAATACATAATCCCTCTCTTGGGTATAGGCCTACTGCTATGGTATGTTGGAGAAAGCCTGTTTATTAATAGGCAATGGTGGAACCCCTTTTTTGGGGGCAGTTTTGTTAACTTGCTTTTCCAGTGGGGAGGCGCTTTAGTTATAATACTCTGTTTGTCTCCGGTTTTTCGAAAGATGTTCAATAAAAATTAA
- a CDS encoding beta-ketoacyl-ACP synthase III, with protein sequence MKKIRAAILATGSYLPKRVLSNADLEKIVDTSNEWIVSRTGMRERRIAEKDESTSSMGAKAAERAIEKAGIPKESIDCIIFSTSAPDYIFPACAALAQDYLKLKDIPAFDCLAACTGFLYGLSVAKSYVESGLYNNVLLIAADKLSSFVNYRDRNTCVLFGDGASAAIIGREQPGSLSISNVCLGADGSMADLLSLPAGGSKLPASKETLEKDLHYITMEGKEVFKHAVRRMESAAKECIEKAGLNEEDLDWLVPHQANERIIDAIAKRFDINEEKVFKTVGKYGNTAASSVGIALDELLSKHSIEFDDNLLLVAFGGGLSWGAVILNKVRG encoded by the coding sequence GTGAAAAAGATAAGAGCAGCAATATTAGCAACAGGTTCTTACCTTCCTAAAAGAGTTTTATCCAACGCGGATTTAGAAAAGATTGTAGATACATCTAATGAATGGATTGTTTCCAGAACAGGAATGAGAGAACGTAGGATAGCAGAAAAAGACGAAAGCACTTCCTCTATGGGAGCTAAAGCGGCTGAAAGAGCTATAGAGAAAGCAGGGATTCCAAAGGAAAGTATCGACTGCATAATTTTTTCCACTTCAGCTCCCGATTACATTTTTCCTGCTTGTGCTGCTCTAGCTCAAGATTATCTAAAGTTAAAGGATATCCCAGCTTTTGATTGTTTGGCGGCATGTACAGGGTTCCTTTACGGACTTTCTGTGGCTAAGTCTTATGTTGAATCTGGATTGTATAATAATGTATTGCTAATAGCCGCAGACAAACTATCCTCTTTTGTAAATTACAGAGATCGCAACACCTGCGTTTTGTTTGGAGACGGAGCTTCTGCTGCAATTATTGGAAGAGAACAGCCGGGGTCTTTAAGCATTTCCAATGTATGCCTTGGTGCAGACGGGAGCATGGCAGATCTACTAAGCCTTCCCGCTGGAGGAAGTAAACTGCCAGCCTCCAAAGAAACTCTTGAAAAAGACCTCCATTATATAACCATGGAAGGCAAGGAAGTTTTCAAGCACGCTGTGCGGCGTATGGAATCTGCGGCCAAAGAATGTATAGAAAAAGCAGGTCTTAATGAGGAAGACTTAGATTGGCTTGTTCCGCACCAGGCTAATGAAAGAATCATTGATGCCATAGCCAAGCGTTTTGACATTAACGAAGAAAAAGTCTTCAAAACTGTCGGCAAATATGGTAATACTGCTGCTTCATCGGTAGGAATAGCTTTAGATGAGTTGCTATCTAAACACTCTATAGAATTTGATGATAATCTCCTTTTAGTCGCTTTTGGAGGGGGGCTTTCTTGGGGAGCTGTCATTTTGAATAAGGTTCGAGGATAG
- the acpP gene encoding acyl carrier protein, which produces MSLQEEIIDIVVEQLGVSKEEVTLDKSFIEDLNADSLDLTELIMTFEEKFNFEISEEEAEGLRTVRDVIEFIQSKQS; this is translated from the coding sequence ATGAGTTTACAAGAAGAAATCATAGACATTGTCGTAGAACAGCTGGGAGTAAGCAAAGAAGAGGTTACCCTCGATAAATCTTTCATCGAAGATTTGAACGCTGATAGCCTTGATTTGACAGAATTGATTATGACTTTTGAGGAGAAATTTAACTTCGAAATTTCTGAAGAAGAAGCGGAAGGCCTTCGTACTGTCAGAGATGTCATTGAATTTATTCAATCAAAGCAATCGTAA
- a CDS encoding cyclic nucleotide-binding domain-containing protein, which produces MNLIDKAFLLKKTSFFSSLDMDVLLAIADRTDNLTFKPKSEIFEVGQPGFSLYIIAEGTVTIRGASKEILDELKPEECFGEESLFNNRFREYSALAKTFVRVLALSKGQFLSILEECPSVALSILELYSKQVSFRSRE; this is translated from the coding sequence ATGAATCTGATTGATAAAGCTTTCCTTTTAAAAAAGACTTCCTTTTTTAGTTCCTTAGATATGGATGTTCTTTTAGCGATTGCTGATAGGACCGATAATCTTACTTTTAAGCCAAAATCAGAAATTTTTGAAGTAGGCCAACCAGGATTTAGTCTCTACATTATAGCTGAAGGAACAGTAACCATTAGGGGTGCTTCTAAAGAAATTCTTGATGAACTTAAGCCGGAAGAATGTTTCGGAGAAGAAAGTTTATTTAACAACAGATTTAGAGAATATTCAGCGTTAGCAAAAACCTTCGTTCGAGTGTTAGCTCTTAGTAAGGGGCAGTTTCTAAGTATTTTAGAAGAGTGCCCTTCTGTAGCGTTGTCTATTTTAGAGTTATATTCAAAACAAGTCTCTTTTAGGAGTAGAGAATAA